One part of the Malus sylvestris chromosome 2, drMalSylv7.2, whole genome shotgun sequence genome encodes these proteins:
- the LOC126609194 gene encoding uncharacterized protein LOC126609194, with product MEANICDVNHLDADVLLPPRKRLLAGLKKQSPDGDSVAWLSLVATSAAAADSASASASASASSSSSHSSSEFNTRLNNILSSHNSNLSPEQLVEVSNSAATAAVKAAEVARAAAEEKAAIAAKAVAAAKSALDLVASFSEETAGKEKHLKKNKFKKHVPVQLLYKKYRPIENCKKDEELARKLHRAINSSPRIIKNSSSADGKGHKNKRPKISHGSEKVRVPNGGIVLEQNPASTCNGHSMADKVNVEGTIQDLYENGRPDNVGQMEMDNGEAESSHMKEKTWDAVSTTGKKRGRVKLKKLPLSNCTFRDQANLKEETDARGSPLTDMNMGNPNAGKKPLFPVESSADSMPPIEAAPVWKCKDFKAPACGKQNKVVQS from the coding sequence ATGGAGGCAAACATCTGTGACGTCAATCATTTGGATGCTGATGTCCTTCTGCCTCCACGAAAACGTCTGCTTGCTGGTTTGAAGAAACAGAGCCCGGATGGTGATAGTGTTGCATGGCTGTCTCTAGTTGCTACTTCAGCTGCAGCTGCAGATTCAGCATCAGCTTCAGCTTCAGCTTctgcatcttcttcttcatcgcATTCTTCAAGTGAATTTAACACCCGCCTTAACAATATATTGAGTTCTCATAACTCTAACCTTTCGCCGGAGCAGCTAGTAGAGGTCTCGAATTCTGCTGCTACTGCTGCAGTGAAGGCTGCAGAGGTTGCGAGAGCTGCAGCTGAAGAGAAAGCCGCAATAGCTGCGAAGGCAGTGGCTGCAGCCAAGAGTGCTTTAGATTTGGTTGCCTCTTTTTCGGAAGAAACAGCAGGCAAGGAAAAACACCTGAAAAAGAACAAGTTCAAGAAGCACGTTCCAGTTCAACTCTTGTACAAAAAATACCGACCGATTGAAAATTGTAAGAAGGACGAAGAGTTGGCCCGAAAGTTGCACAGAGCTATAAATAGCTCTCCAAGAatcataaagaattcatcaagtGCTGACGGAAAGGGTCATAAAAACAAGAGGCCTAAAATCTCACATGGTTCCGAGAAAGTTAGGGTTCCCAATGGGGGCATTGTTTTGGAACAAAACCCGGCATCTACTTGCAATGGACATTCTATGGCAGATAAGGTCAATGTCGAAGGCACCATCCAAGACTTGTACGAAAATGGTAGACCTGATAACGTGGGTCAAATGGAAATGGATAATGGAGAAGCAGAATCAAGTCATATGAAGGAGAAAACTTGGGATGCTGTGAGTACCACTGGTAAAAAGAGGGGAAGAGTGAAGCTAAAAAAGTTGCCGTTGAGCAATTGCACCTTCAGGGATCAAGCAAATCTGAAAGAAGAAACAGATGCGAGAGGCTCCCCATTGACAGACATGAACATGGGTAACCCAAATGCCGGAAAGAAGCCTTTGTTTCCTGTGGAGTCTTCAGCCGATAGTATGCCACCAATTGAGGCTGCACCGGTGTGGAAATGCAAGG